DNA sequence from the Cohnella herbarum genome:
TTAACCTTAAAGAGCGCTTAGTGCGCTCTTTTTTGGTTCGGATTAGGCGGGAATCGCGGGTTATATATTTAACTGCTGCCACCTCCGTTAGATAAAAGTTTGTCCTTCGATTCACTGTCGCCGCTCAACAAATCAATATCGGAACCTTCCAGCCTTTGATATAATTATCTAATATCTTGTGTGCGGGAGTGGTACTGATGTCGGAGAAGCCAGTGTACGTCCGGTTCCCCGAGGAGGCGGACGCCGAACAATTGACAGCCATGTACAAGCGCAATCGGGAGTTTTTCGAGAAATTTTCGCCTAACAGTTCAGAGGAGTACTATACGGAGGAACATCAGCTTCAAACGATTATTAAAAGCAAGGCCGATAGGGAAGAGGATAGGAGATACGCCTTCGTGATATGTCACAAGGAGGATGACCGGATTATAGGTAGCATAGGTCTGATCTTGGTGATGCGCGGCCCTCTTCAGAGCTGTATGATCGGATATAGCTTAGACCAGGCGTATAACGGAAAGGGTTATACGACGGAGGCGGTGAAGCAGGTCGTACGCTATGCCTTCGAGGAGCTGAAGTTTCACCGGATCGTAGGTGAAGTCTCGCCTCGGAATCCCGCGTCTATCCGCGTGCTCGAGAACGCCGGCTTTCTCAAAGAAGGCATCTCTCGAAGCAATTTGAAGATCAACGGGGTGTGGGAGGATCATCAGGTTCTGGCCATTATCAATCCATCCGGGGATATTTAGTCAATTAACGTCCAGCACTGGTAAATAGCTTTAGGTGTGCATTGAGGTGATACTGCAACCGAAAGGTGAAATTCTATGAAACGAACAATCATCTTTGTTGCTCTTACGGTATTTATTGCGATGCTTCTCAGCGCCTGTAACGAAACCGTCACTGACACCATGACAGAGGAGAAAATAAAAGTCATCGACAAACCTGACCCAACGTTAAAGAAGGTGCAGGTAAGAACAGATGGCATGTTATCAGCAATCGATTATGGTTTCCCACATCCTTTTTTCGTAAATAGCGAAGTATTAGCAGACTTAAACCACTATGAGCGATATGACATTTCTCGCGGGGATATTGTGTTGTTCAAAACTAAAAACAATAAAGACCAAGACACGGATATTGCAAGAATTGTGGGGCTACCCGGTGAAACAGTGAGCATTACAAAGGGCCAAGTGTACATTAACGACCAGAAACTCGACGCGTTCTATGGTGACGATTCCACCATTAAGAACAACGATTCTTGGGGCGCGGTAACACTTGAAGAAAACGAATATTATATCTTAGCGGATGTGCGCTGGAGAGGATTCAATGATAGCCAAATGGCAGGAGCTTTTTTGAAGCAGGATGTGTTAGGAAAAATAGTAGGATATGAAAAAAAGTGAATGGTCTTAAACGGCTTATGATCAGGGCAACTGCATTAGATTTTCACCTGATATTAGCTTCTTTCTGTAGCAAACAACAATCGAGAGTTAACTTTCTAACGGCGCCCACGGACGTTATTTCGACGAAAACGGGTGTTTTAAAATTGTAACGGAACCAGGAGCCTCTATTTGTGCTCGTATGGCCTGTTTTCATTGGGAATTATGGAAATAAGAGCGCCCACTTCCGTTAGAATTAAAAAAATTCCTTTTTAAGCAAAATAAGGGCTGCGGGCTCCGTTAGACTGAAACTAATGCACTGGGGGGCGCTCTGCAATTGCCGCAGGTTTAAGTTGATCCGTTACGCATGAATCCGTTATTGCCTTTTGCAGTCGTTATGTATAAAATAAATCGATATCATTTTCTGGAAGGAGTGGGGATATGCGGAGGAGACGGAGGAATGACGACAGAGCCACTTCGCCGTTCATATTCTCATTCCATTAGGACGCTAAGCATTTAATGCTTAGCGTTTTTTATTTTTAGGGGGTGTAAACGTTTGACGAAGTACAGGAGAGTTCTTATCAAACTAAGCGGCGGAGCAGTCGCGGGAAATGCCGAATTCGGTTTTGCGCCGGAAAGATTGGATTACATCGCTAATGAAATTATGTCGGTCGTGAATCTAGGCGTCGAGGTATCCTTGGTGATAGGCGGGGGAAATATATTCCGAGGAAATATGGCGGAAAGCTGGGGCATCGAGAGGGCGGAAGCCGACAACATCGGTACGCTTGCGACTGTCGTCAACAGCTTAATGCTGCGCGGAGTTCTGAAAGCCAAAACGAATAAAGAAGTTCGAGTCATGACTGCCATACCTATTACGTCGGTTGCCGAGCCCTATATCCGGTTAAGAGCGGTACACCATTTGGAAAAGGGTTACATTGTGATCTTTGCGGGAGGAAACGGGCAGCCCTACGTAACGACCGACTATCCTTCGGTGCAAAGGGCGATCGAAGTGAACTGCGAAGCGCTATTAGTAGCGAAACAAGGCGTAGACGGCGTTCTCAATGCAGACCCGAAGCATGATAAAGAAGCGCGGAAATTCAGATCCCTCCATTACGACGATGTTTTAAGGCATAACTTAAAGGTTATGGATCAGTCGGCATTCATACTAGCCAGAGACTATAATCTGCCCATGCACGTATTCAACTTTGATCAACCGGGTTCCATGAAAGAAATTTGCGAAGGGAAAAATATCGGAACGTTGATTAGCGGAGGATCTGTTCTGGAATTGGAATAGACGGCGCGGCGACAAGTTTCGACTCACCCATCGGTTCCTGCGGATGGGTTTTTGTTTTTTTCTATTTTCTGTAAATTTACTGTACTTTTACTGTACTTTTTTACCTCTTGCATAAGAACGTTTGTTCGCCATATAATAAGGGAACAAATGTTCTGTATGGAGGCGAGGTACATGGCTGAAAAGTACATTGGGCGCGTAGTTCAGATCATCTATCAGGATGCCAAAGGTCGGATTACGCAACGAACGGTCCTTATCCAAAGCGTGGAGTCCGGTAAAATCCGAGCTTACGACGTACTGAAGAAACAGCCGCGCATGTTCATCGACGATCGCGTATTAGCCGTTCAGCCGGTGATGCGTCATGCATCATAGAGACAGGACTATTTTTCTGATCGATGGGCAATCCTTCTACGCAAGCGTCGAGAAGGCAGCGCATCCGGAATATCGCGATAAGCCGGTTGCGGTTGGAGATCCCGAGCGCAAATCGGGAATTATCCTCGCGGCTTGTCCGATCGCCAAGTCCAAGGGCGTGACGACGGCGGAAAGAGTGTTCGAAGCTCGCGCGAAGTGCCCGGATTTGGTCGTGATTCGTCCGAGAATGCAACGTTACATTACGATTTCGCTGCTCATCACGGAAATATTCGAGTCTTTTACCGATCAAGTCGAACCGTACAGCATCGACGAACAGTTTCTGGATGTGACGGGAGCGATCGCAGAGTACGGGTCGGCGGAAGAGATCGCTCGGAAAATTCAACGGCATGTCAAATTGGCTACGGGAGTATGGTCCCGCGTCGGAATCGGGCCGAGCAAAGTTCTTGCCAAGATGGCAACGGACAATTTTTCCAAGAAAAGGCCGGAAGGGATATTTCGGCTTGGCAACGAGAACATCGAAACCGAGCTTTGGCCGCTGCCGATTAACCAGATGTTTATGGTCGGCAACAGGATGACTCAGCATTTCATGTGCATGGGTCTTCCGACGATAGGCGACATTGCCCGGATGCCGCTTGCGGATTTTAAGCGGAGAATGAGGCTGCGCATGGGCAAGCAAAGCGATATCCAGGCAGAGTATTATTGGCAGACGGCTCGGGGGATCGATCCGAGTCCGGTAGAATCGTCGATCAGAGGCGCGCTTAAATCCGTCAGTCACGGCAAGACGCTCCGTGCTTCGCTATATCGAAAGTCGGAGGATATCGAGGTCGTGCTCCTTGAGCTTGTCGTGGAGGTGTGCCGAAGGGCGCGCAGGTTAGGTTATCAAGGCCGCGTCGTCTCCGTCGGTGCGGGGGAGACGGACGGAGAGCGAAGGTCGGGGTTTAACAGACAAGTGACGCTGCCGCAATCCACCTCTCTGACGCATGAGGTTGCTGCAGCCGCGCATAGAATTTTCGCCGAATTTTGGCAGGGCATGCCCGTAAGCCACCTCTATGTGTCGCTAACGCAACTTACCGATGACAGCACGTACCAGCTTACGCTGTTTGACGATCGGACTGCCGCATACTCGCTTGAGCGGGCAACGGATTCGATCAAAGACCGATATGGCAGCGGCGCGATTATGCGAGGATCCTCGTTATTGGCCGCCGGAGTGGCGAAGGAGCGATCTGAGCAGATCGGAGGACATTACAAATGAGTAAATTGGACGGCAACGAACGATGGAAAGGAAAAATGCTCTTGACGGAGCACCAGGAGCAATATCAGAACCGGCAAAACAAAGGATTATCGGGACGCGCGACCAGCGACGAGCTAACGATGATCCGGGATCTGATTATGTATCCGCATATGCTTACGATGTGCGATAAGAGTTTGCAGGAGATTAAGCGTTCCCCGAATCTA
Encoded proteins:
- a CDS encoding DNA polymerase IV: MHHRDRTIFLIDGQSFYASVEKAAHPEYRDKPVAVGDPERKSGIILAACPIAKSKGVTTAERVFEARAKCPDLVVIRPRMQRYITISLLITEIFESFTDQVEPYSIDEQFLDVTGAIAEYGSAEEIARKIQRHVKLATGVWSRVGIGPSKVLAKMATDNFSKKRPEGIFRLGNENIETELWPLPINQMFMVGNRMTQHFMCMGLPTIGDIARMPLADFKRRMRLRMGKQSDIQAEYYWQTARGIDPSPVESSIRGALKSVSHGKTLRASLYRKSEDIEVVLLELVVEVCRRARRLGYQGRVVSVGAGETDGERRSGFNRQVTLPQSTSLTHEVAAAAHRIFAEFWQGMPVSHLYVSLTQLTDDSTYQLTLFDDRTAAYSLERATDSIKDRYGSGAIMRGSSLLAAGVAKERSEQIGGHYK
- the pyrH gene encoding UMP kinase, which encodes MTKYRRVLIKLSGGAVAGNAEFGFAPERLDYIANEIMSVVNLGVEVSLVIGGGNIFRGNMAESWGIERAEADNIGTLATVVNSLMLRGVLKAKTNKEVRVMTAIPITSVAEPYIRLRAVHHLEKGYIVIFAGGNGQPYVTTDYPSVQRAIEVNCEALLVAKQGVDGVLNADPKHDKEARKFRSLHYDDVLRHNLKVMDQSAFILARDYNLPMHVFNFDQPGSMKEICEGKNIGTLISGGSVLELE
- the lepB gene encoding signal peptidase I; this encodes MKRTIIFVALTVFIAMLLSACNETVTDTMTEEKIKVIDKPDPTLKKVQVRTDGMLSAIDYGFPHPFFVNSEVLADLNHYERYDISRGDIVLFKTKNNKDQDTDIARIVGLPGETVSITKGQVYINDQKLDAFYGDDSTIKNNDSWGAVTLEENEYYILADVRWRGFNDSQMAGAFLKQDVLGKIVGYEKK
- a CDS encoding GNAT family N-acetyltransferase, coding for MSEKPVYVRFPEEADAEQLTAMYKRNREFFEKFSPNSSEEYYTEEHQLQTIIKSKADREEDRRYAFVICHKEDDRIIGSIGLILVMRGPLQSCMIGYSLDQAYNGKGYTTEAVKQVVRYAFEELKFHRIVGEVSPRNPASIRVLENAGFLKEGISRSNLKINGVWEDHQVLAIINPSGDI